The following proteins come from a genomic window of Aequorivita marisscotiae:
- a CDS encoding hybrid sensor histidine kinase/response regulator produces the protein MATAKNKFTFKIILSYVILGALSVLVGFFLYSEFKKFSAETNESTGEKKFIETGILINLLYETDGFSRLALLTENDDDFQAYMAKTDSLFKKIEEIKSLTSNQFQIKQLDSVHALLKEKNENIEQLRILRLTNQKDASLDDIMREVQKLEASVGLTSVESLIRNPANLSNKERRIWQNYADYLNSDRRRDTSTVKSKTVDSMLIAARYIVAEAKKENSRIRQSLMQKENELIKNDLNISERLREIIESFDREITKNNTLEKQQRGASMKRTSEILKFAGILGGILVLLFSYFILSDFFKAERYKKNLEESKNYAESLLKSREQLISTVSHDLKTPLNTISGYAELFENSNLSEKQKYYLGQINTSSHFISHLVDDLLDYSKLEAGKLPLESIPFSLENIIIDTGNAVKQQYFQKQVALKISISEKLKARIFESDPLRIRQIINNLVGNAFKFTEKGSVEIKVVEIEINNAISTVQISVIDTGIGISEEKQQLIFNEFTQAETEIAHRFGGSGLGLAISKKLTALLGGHLNVKSVLGEGSTFILTLSLKNTSRILPKKVSKEQPNFQNLNVVIIDDDDAMRALLQEIFEQMNIASKAFQNYSDFKTFSFDNGFDFILTDIQMPQTDGFSVLKNLKNGNVSSYKNQPIIAMTGNREHAREYYIKQGFAEMLPKPFSKQDLVAVLANIFPTQNQFFENSFDTTASEKSPLTNDVIDLSLLKSFLSTPQAMNDVLAVFNSQTTEDLQQLTNLIEEKDYKSISDLAHRMLTMFRQIKAKEAILILEKMEDYPLQRIPENFYFTMQSDYKELVVAIGVVQNALKNEVF, from the coding sequence ATGGCTACTGCAAAAAACAAGTTTACATTTAAGATTATTCTGAGCTACGTCATTCTGGGAGCTTTATCGGTATTGGTTGGCTTTTTTCTGTATTCTGAATTTAAAAAATTCAGCGCTGAAACCAATGAATCCACAGGCGAAAAGAAGTTTATTGAAACTGGAATTCTCATTAATTTACTTTATGAAACCGACGGTTTTTCGAGGCTCGCCCTTTTAACCGAAAATGATGATGATTTTCAAGCCTATATGGCCAAAACAGATTCGCTTTTTAAAAAGATTGAAGAAATAAAATCGCTTACTTCCAATCAATTTCAAATAAAACAGTTGGATAGCGTACATGCGCTATTAAAGGAAAAAAATGAAAATATTGAACAACTTCGAATTCTACGGCTAACAAATCAAAAAGACGCTTCGCTGGACGATATTATGCGCGAAGTGCAAAAACTGGAGGCTTCCGTGGGGCTAACCTCTGTAGAATCATTAATCCGAAACCCAGCGAACTTAAGCAACAAGGAACGCAGAATTTGGCAAAATTACGCAGACTATCTCAATAGTGATAGACGGCGCGACACTTCTACTGTAAAGTCGAAAACCGTAGATTCTATGCTAATTGCCGCACGTTATATTGTAGCCGAAGCTAAAAAGGAAAATTCGCGAATTCGGCAATCTTTGATGCAAAAGGAAAACGAACTGATTAAAAACGACCTAAATATTTCGGAGCGCTTGCGCGAGATAATTGAAAGTTTTGACCGCGAAATAACCAAAAACAATACGCTTGAAAAACAACAACGCGGTGCATCGATGAAACGCACATCGGAAATTCTAAAATTTGCCGGGATTTTGGGAGGGATTTTGGTTTTACTGTTTTCGTATTTTATTCTTTCAGATTTTTTTAAAGCAGAGCGCTACAAAAAGAATTTGGAAGAATCTAAAAATTATGCCGAATCACTTTTAAAAAGCCGCGAACAACTTATTTCGACCGTAAGTCACGATTTAAAAACACCTTTAAATACAATTAGCGGTTATGCCGAATTGTTTGAAAATTCAAATCTTTCCGAAAAACAAAAATATTATTTGGGGCAGATTAATACGAGCTCGCATTTTATTTCGCATTTGGTTGATGATTTGTTAGATTATTCAAAACTAGAAGCTGGAAAACTGCCACTTGAAAGCATTCCATTTTCACTTGAAAATATAATTATCGATACGGGAAACGCCGTAAAACAACAATACTTCCAAAAACAAGTAGCCCTTAAAATTTCGATTTCAGAAAAATTAAAAGCCAGGATTTTTGAAAGTGATCCGTTGCGAATTCGGCAGATAATAAATAATTTGGTGGGCAATGCTTTTAAATTTACCGAAAAAGGTAGCGTTGAAATAAAAGTGGTTGAAATAGAAATAAACAATGCAATTTCAACTGTTCAAATCTCCGTAATCGATACCGGAATTGGTATTTCCGAAGAAAAACAACAACTTATTTTCAACGAATTTACACAAGCCGAAACAGAGATAGCCCACAGATTTGGCGGTAGCGGCTTGGGACTCGCAATTTCTAAAAAACTAACTGCTTTGCTGGGCGGCCATTTAAATGTAAAAAGTGTTTTGGGCGAAGGGAGCACTTTTATTTTAACGCTTTCATTGAAAAATACATCGCGAATTTTACCCAAAAAAGTATCTAAAGAACAGCCTAATTTTCAAAATTTAAATGTTGTAATTATTGACGATGACGATGCCATGCGTGCGCTTTTACAGGAAATTTTTGAACAAATGAATATTGCTTCAAAAGCCTTTCAGAATTACAGCGATTTTAAAACATTTAGTTTCGATAACGGTTTCGATTTTATTTTAACTGATATCCAAATGCCCCAAACAGATGGCTTTTCAGTGCTAAAAAATTTAAAAAATGGCAACGTTTCTTCATATAAAAATCAACCCATAATTGCCATGACAGGCAACCGAGAGCACGCCCGTGAATATTATATAAAACAGGGGTTTGCAGAAATGCTTCCAAAGCCGTTTTCGAAGCAGGATTTGGTAGCCGTATTGGCTAATATATTTCCGACACAAAACCAATTTTTTGAGAATAGCTTCGATACTACAGCTAGTGAAAAAAGCCCATTAACGAATGACGTGATTGATCTTTCCCTGCTAAAGTCATTTTTGAGTACGCCCCAAGCCATGAATGATGTACTCGCGGTTTTTAATTCTCAAACTACTGAAGACTTGCAGCAGCTCACAAATTTAATTGAAGAAAAAGACTACAAATCAATTTCAGATTTAGCTCACCGAATGCTTACGATGTTTCGTCAAATTAAAGCAAAGGAAGCAATATTAATACTTGAAAAAATGGAGGATTATCCCCTGCAACGTATTCCCGAAAATTTTTACTTTACAATGCAAAGCGATTATAAAGAATTGGTTGTAGCAATTGGCGTAGTGCAAAATGCTCTTAAAAACGAAGTGTTTTAA
- a CDS encoding sigma-54-dependent transcriptional regulator, whose amino-acid sequence MAQQIHIVEDDVAFGKMLTTFLERKGFAVSVSLSGENARKMLTDKTFHFLITDLKLPDDSGLALLEFSQKIAPNTKVILMTGYAEVDTAVKAIKKGALDYISKPFRPEELLMIIEEETSKSKDVDLNFTETKTEPISAPETKFVVGISESSKKFNEYLKLVGPTDMCVLIQGESGTGKEVAAKAIHKYSSRYNKNFVAVDCGAIPKEIAASEFFGHVKGSFTGAVNDKMGHFEAANGGTLFLDEVGNLSYENQIQLLRALQERRIKPVGSNTEIDVDVRILSATNEDLLKAVSEGKFREDLYHRLNEFSVHIPSLHERKEDLFMFTEYFLAEANQSLQKEVVGLSKEVEEAFKNYAWPGNLRELKNVIKRSVLLTNSAVIPLEVIPKEVLFSEKKQKNSVDFSKESNEKQLILNALKEADFNKTKAAKMLNITRKTLYNKLELYKIEL is encoded by the coding sequence ATGGCGCAGCAAATACACATAGTTGAAGACGATGTAGCTTTTGGAAAAATGCTTACAACTTTTTTGGAACGAAAAGGGTTTGCTGTTTCGGTTTCCCTCAGTGGAGAAAACGCTCGAAAAATGCTTACCGATAAAACGTTCCATTTTTTGATTACAGATTTAAAATTACCAGACGACTCCGGCTTGGCGCTTTTGGAATTCTCCCAAAAAATAGCCCCAAATACAAAAGTTATTTTAATGACAGGTTATGCCGAAGTAGATACTGCCGTAAAGGCAATTAAAAAGGGAGCTTTAGATTATATTTCTAAACCTTTTCGGCCCGAGGAACTATTAATGATTATTGAAGAAGAAACTTCAAAATCAAAGGATGTTGATTTAAACTTCACCGAAACCAAAACCGAACCTATTTCGGCACCCGAAACAAAATTTGTAGTTGGTATTAGTGAATCTTCCAAAAAATTCAACGAATATTTGAAGCTCGTCGGACCAACAGATATGTGCGTTCTCATTCAGGGCGAGAGCGGAACTGGAAAAGAAGTAGCCGCAAAGGCAATTCATAAATATAGCTCCCGGTATAACAAAAATTTTGTAGCGGTAGATTGCGGTGCTATTCCAAAGGAAATTGCTGCAAGCGAATTTTTTGGCCACGTAAAAGGAAGTTTTACAGGTGCGGTTAACGATAAAATGGGTCATTTTGAAGCCGCCAATGGAGGGACACTTTTTTTAGATGAAGTAGGAAACCTTTCGTATGAAAATCAAATTCAATTATTGCGTGCCTTACAGGAACGACGTATAAAACCCGTGGGCAGCAATACCGAAATAGATGTAGATGTTCGCATACTATCTGCAACAAACGAAGATTTGTTAAAAGCTGTTTCCGAAGGTAAATTTAGAGAGGATTTGTACCATCGTTTAAACGAATTTTCAGTTCATATACCCTCTTTGCACGAACGCAAAGAAGATTTATTTATGTTTACTGAATACTTTTTGGCCGAAGCCAATCAATCTTTGCAAAAAGAAGTTGTCGGGCTCTCAAAGGAAGTGGAAGAAGCGTTTAAAAACTATGCCTGGCCAGGGAATTTGCGCGAATTAAAAAACGTAATTAAGCGGTCGGTTTTATTAACCAATTCAGCCGTAATACCGCTGGAGGTTATTCCGAAAGAGGTTTTATTTTCTGAAAAAAAGCAAAAGAATTCTGTAGATTTTTCAAAGGAAAGCAACGAAAAACAACTCATTTTAAATGCCCTAAAAGAAGCCGATTTCAATAAAACGAAGGCTGCAAAAATGTTAAATATTACCCGTAAAACACTTTATAACAAGTTAGAATTATATAAAATTGAACTTTAA
- the arfB gene encoding alternative ribosome rescue aminoacyl-tRNA hydrolase ArfB, whose amino-acid sequence MNVEILISELNFKGIRSSGPGGQHVNKTASKVVLSFNLENSQALSEGEKARLRNKLATKISSDGTLTLECGETRSQHRNKSIVIERLLALLQQNLKVAKKRKKTKPSKGAIERRLKSKKQHALKKSNRRPPKID is encoded by the coding sequence GTGAATGTAGAAATTTTAATATCAGAACTAAATTTTAAAGGCATTCGGAGTAGCGGTCCCGGAGGTCAGCATGTAAATAAAACTGCTTCGAAAGTTGTGCTATCTTTTAATTTGGAAAATTCGCAGGCGCTATCAGAAGGAGAAAAGGCACGACTTAGAAATAAATTGGCTACAAAAATATCTTCCGATGGCACACTCACGTTAGAATGTGGCGAAACGCGGAGCCAGCATCGCAACAAATCTATTGTAATAGAACGGTTGCTGGCGCTTCTTCAGCAAAACTTAAAAGTTGCAAAAAAACGTAAAAAAACCAAACCTTCAAAAGGCGCTATTGAACGACGATTAAAATCTAAAAAACAACACGCGCTCAAAAAATCTAATCGCCGACCTCCCAAAATTGATTAG
- a CDS encoding DUF4301 family protein encodes MFTKKNIQQIQKHGLTEADIDRQLQIFKNGIPFAQIIAPAAPNNGINIFSEAEQRQFANLFEGQKDKLNLLKFVPASGAATRMFKFLHEFLEDYTISENIDEFLQKTENKNVQIFFDALDDFAFSHLVFKQLDIKYPDYYNFEKGKKYYLFVKEMLAETGLNYSNTPKGLVPFHKYGDNYVTAFGEQLFEAAHYATSNGTAYLHFTVSAEHEEKFKKRYAEIQKNVENRTGKTFKITYSFQKNETDTVAVTPDNDLFLDQNGNLLFRPSGHGALLENLNDIDADIVFIKNIDNVVSENYIETIAFQKKVLAGKLISLQQEIFGFIELLQSDNPSENVLKLASNFISEQLKIIDTPIDKKAILNILDRPIRVCGVVENTGAPGGGPFLVKDKNGHLSYQIVEMSQIDTINAQQQKLVAKATHFNPVDLVCGVRNYKGEKFNLLNFTDPEAGFISNKSYLGKPIKALELPGLWNGAMANWNTVFVEVPLNTFNPVKTVNDLLNKAHQPK; translated from the coding sequence ATGTTTACCAAAAAAAACATACAACAAATACAAAAACACGGCCTAACCGAAGCCGACATAGACCGGCAACTGCAAATATTTAAAAATGGAATTCCGTTTGCGCAGATAATTGCACCTGCAGCGCCAAACAACGGGATAAACATTTTTTCCGAAGCGGAACAAAGGCAATTCGCCAATCTTTTTGAAGGTCAAAAAGATAAGCTAAATCTGTTGAAATTTGTTCCCGCTTCTGGTGCGGCCACGCGTATGTTTAAGTTTCTACACGAGTTTTTGGAAGATTATACTATTTCAGAAAATATAGATGAATTTCTTCAAAAAACAGAAAATAAAAATGTACAGATATTCTTCGATGCACTTGATGACTTTGCTTTTTCACATTTGGTTTTTAAGCAACTGGATATAAAATATCCCGATTATTACAATTTCGAAAAAGGCAAGAAATACTATTTATTTGTAAAAGAAATGCTGGCGGAAACTGGTTTAAATTATAGTAATACACCCAAAGGTCTCGTTCCTTTTCACAAATACGGCGACAATTACGTTACCGCTTTCGGAGAACAATTATTTGAGGCCGCACACTACGCAACGTCTAATGGCACTGCCTATTTGCACTTTACAGTTTCGGCAGAGCATGAAGAAAAATTTAAAAAGCGCTATGCAGAAATCCAGAAAAATGTGGAGAATCGCACTGGAAAAACATTTAAAATAACGTATTCCTTTCAAAAAAATGAAACAGATACAGTCGCTGTAACGCCCGATAACGATTTGTTTTTAGACCAAAACGGCAATTTGCTTTTCCGCCCATCGGGCCACGGAGCCTTGCTGGAAAATTTAAACGATATTGATGCAGATATTGTGTTTATTAAAAATATAGACAACGTAGTTTCTGAAAATTATATTGAAACTATTGCTTTTCAGAAAAAGGTTTTAGCTGGAAAATTGATTTCACTTCAGCAGGAAATTTTTGGTTTTATTGAATTACTGCAGTCAGATAATCCATCTGAAAACGTTTTAAAATTGGCTTCTAATTTTATTTCGGAACAATTAAAAATTATTGACACACCCATAGATAAAAAGGCAATTTTGAACATTTTGGATCGGCCAATCCGAGTTTGCGGTGTAGTTGAAAATACCGGTGCACCGGGCGGTGGGCCTTTTTTAGTAAAAGATAAAAACGGGCACCTTTCGTATCAAATTGTAGAAATGTCGCAGATAGATACAATCAATGCCCAGCAGCAAAAGCTGGTGGCAAAAGCTACGCATTTTAATCCTGTTGATTTGGTTTGCGGTGTACGTAATTACAAGGGTGAAAAATTTAACCTGCTCAATTTTACAGATCCCGAAGCAGGTTTTATATCCAATAAATCGTATCTCGGTAAACCTATTAAAGCCTTAGAATTGCCGGGCCTTTGGAATGGCGCTATGGCAAATTGGAATACAGTTTTTGTTGAAGTGCCCCTTAATACCTTTAACCCAGTAAAAACGGTAAACGATCTTTTAAACAAAGCGCACCAACCCAAGTGA
- a CDS encoding ATP-binding protein, giving the protein MIKVVLYGPESTGKTTLSKQLAAHYDTQWVPEYMRQFLEEKWNLKEELISINDLIPIAEGQLKLEKAAAKQADKLLICDTNLLELKVYSEYYYNDYCPEVIKSEATKNNYSIYLLTYIDIPWEPDILRDKPNNREEMFHIFEAELKKQGFPYKILKGNKNERFNKAVEIINALLQN; this is encoded by the coding sequence ATGATTAAAGTAGTGCTATACGGTCCAGAATCTACTGGAAAAACAACGCTGTCTAAACAATTGGCGGCGCACTACGATACTCAGTGGGTTCCAGAATATATGCGGCAATTTCTAGAAGAAAAGTGGAATTTAAAAGAAGAATTAATCTCAATAAACGATTTAATTCCTATTGCGGAAGGACAATTAAAACTTGAAAAAGCAGCAGCAAAACAGGCAGATAAGCTGCTAATTTGCGATACAAATTTACTGGAATTAAAAGTGTACTCGGAATACTATTACAACGATTACTGCCCAGAAGTAATAAAAAGTGAAGCAACCAAAAACAATTACAGCATCTATTTACTAACCTATATAGACATACCTTGGGAGCCGGATATTTTGCGGGATAAACCCAATAATCGCGAAGAAATGTTTCATATTTTCGAGGCCGAATTAAAAAAGCAGGGTTTTCCGTATAAAATTTTAAAAGGAAACAAGAATGAAAGATTTAATAAGGCGGTTGAAATAATTAATGCTCTTTTACAAAATTAA
- the pnuC gene encoding nicotinamide riboside transporter PnuC: MSPIFDWFFAQYQNVPTHLVILEIVAVVFGFLSVWYAKQDNILVYPTGIISTAIFVYILAVYALLGDMMINAYYFSMSIYGWYIWTRKVDETHYTPITKTTKKEHKTSIIIFIATLIFVFAVYQLFDNWNSWTAYVDTFTTAIFFVGMWLMAKKKVENWIYWIIGDLISIPLYLYKGLVFSSFQYVLFTVVAIYGYRAWRKNVNKLETSLL; encoded by the coding sequence ATGAGCCCCATTTTTGATTGGTTTTTTGCACAGTACCAAAATGTACCAACGCATTTAGTAATTCTAGAAATTGTTGCTGTTGTATTTGGGTTTTTGAGTGTTTGGTATGCCAAACAGGATAATATATTGGTGTATCCCACGGGTATCATCAGCACCGCAATTTTTGTTTATATTTTAGCGGTATATGCGCTTTTGGGCGATATGATGATAAACGCCTATTACTTTTCAATGAGTATTTACGGCTGGTATATTTGGACCCGAAAAGTAGACGAAACACATTACACGCCAATAACTAAAACAACAAAAAAGGAGCATAAAACCTCAATCATAATTTTTATTGCAACCCTTATTTTTGTGTTTGCAGTGTACCAATTGTTCGATAATTGGAACAGTTGGACGGCTTATGTGGATACTTTTACTACTGCAATCTTTTTTGTGGGAATGTGGTTAATGGCCAAAAAAAAAGTGGAAAACTGGATTTATTGGATTATTGGCGACTTAATTTCAATACCACTTTACCTTTATAAGGGGCTTGTATTTAGTTCGTTTCAATATGTATTGTTCACAGTTGTGGCTATCTATGGTTATCGCGCTTGGAGAAAGAACGTCAATAAACTCGAAACCTCTTTACTATAA
- a CDS encoding thiamine-binding protein: MKISVELTLSPLQDNYEPAIINFIKSLRNSGLTVLENPLSTQVYGEYDTVMNLLQKEMKTALEAVDRGLLYIKIVKSDRSDYEPHF, translated from the coding sequence ATGAAAATTTCAGTAGAATTAACCCTTTCGCCGCTACAAGACAACTACGAACCAGCGATTATCAACTTTATTAAAAGTCTTCGAAATTCTGGACTTACCGTTTTGGAAAATCCGCTTAGCACACAAGTTTACGGCGAATATGACACGGTAATGAACCTGCTTCAAAAGGAAATGAAAACTGCATTGGAAGCTGTAGATAGAGGTCTTCTGTATATTAAAATTGTAAAATCTGATCGCAGCGATTATGAGCCCCATTTTTGA
- a CDS encoding geranylgeranylglyceryl/heptaprenylglyceryl phosphate synthase, translating into MEDTFYKTLLNNISAKKKQLAILIDPEKFTNAEAAVFLKKIPNETTHLFVGGSTVKNGRTNETVQVLKAETNLPIFLFPGDYSHITPLADALLFLTLLSGRNAEYLVGQQIKAISKLKQTALQIISTGYILIDGGNNSAVSKVTKTEPLSQQNIEEIVHTALAGQYMGAKLIYLEAGSGAKFPVNGAIISRVKSTISIPVIVGGGIKTEAQKQAAYRAGADMVVMGTAFE; encoded by the coding sequence ATGGAAGATACGTTTTACAAAACGCTTCTCAACAATATTTCGGCAAAAAAGAAGCAGCTTGCTATATTAATAGATCCGGAAAAATTTACCAATGCCGAAGCGGCAGTATTTCTGAAAAAAATTCCCAATGAAACTACGCATCTCTTTGTAGGTGGAAGTACGGTAAAAAATGGCAGAACTAACGAAACCGTACAAGTTTTAAAGGCTGAAACTAATCTTCCTATATTTTTGTTTCCGGGAGATTATTCACACATAACCCCACTTGCAGACGCTCTTCTCTTTCTTACGCTACTTTCAGGAAGAAATGCCGAATATTTAGTTGGCCAACAAATAAAGGCTATCTCAAAACTAAAACAAACGGCCTTGCAAATTATTTCAACAGGTTATATTTTAATTGATGGCGGAAATAATTCGGCAGTTTCAAAAGTGACGAAAACCGAACCACTCTCCCAGCAAAATATTGAAGAAATTGTTCACACCGCCCTTGCGGGACAATATATGGGTGCAAAACTTATTTACTTAGAGGCGGGAAGTGGCGCTAAGTTTCCTGTAAATGGTGCGATAATTTCAAGAGTGAAAAGCACAATAAGTATTCCTGTAATCGTTGGGGGCGGAATTAAAACCGAAGCACAAAAACAGGCTGCCTATCGGGCCGGCGCAGATATGGTTGTGATGGGGACGGCTTTCGAATAA
- a CDS encoding 4'-phosphopantetheinyl transferase family protein produces the protein MPLYKTITVNATTKVFIWKIEESFKALSEGISLTENCSNRVFNMKSDLHRRGFMSIRHLLALAGYTDHDLYYDENGKPHLTGNMHISITHSFNFSAIIISDSEVGIDIEKQRNKILKIAHKFTPIEEYRTIANDDALMRKLTIVWCAKESLYKSFAEKGVSFLQNIYVEEFALEDYKTTATVTFKEKTVKYNVAYLEFEGFTCAFALLSENQ, from the coding sequence ATGCCACTTTACAAAACTATAACAGTTAACGCCACAACTAAAGTCTTCATTTGGAAGATTGAAGAGTCGTTTAAAGCTCTTTCCGAAGGAATATCTTTAACCGAAAACTGTTCGAACAGAGTTTTTAATATGAAAAGCGATTTGCACAGGCGTGGCTTTATGAGTATTCGTCATTTATTAGCGTTAGCGGGTTATACCGACCACGATTTGTATTACGACGAAAATGGAAAACCTCACTTAACGGGTAATATGCATATTTCAATTACCCATTCGTTTAATTTTTCTGCAATAATAATTAGCGATTCTGAAGTGGGAATAGACATTGAAAAACAACGAAATAAGATTCTAAAAATAGCACATAAATTTACTCCGATTGAAGAATACCGAACCATTGCAAATGACGATGCTTTGATGCGCAAACTAACAATTGTTTGGTGTGCAAAGGAGTCTCTTTATAAAAGTTTTGCTGAAAAAGGCGTGAGCTTTTTGCAAAATATATATGTGGAAGAATTCGCGTTAGAAGATTATAAAACTACGGCCACCGTTACTTTTAAAGAGAAAACTGTAAAATACAATGTGGCATATTTAGAATTTGAAGGTTTTACCTGTGCCTTTGCGCTACTTTCAGAAAATCAATAA
- the ahcY gene encoding adenosylhomocysteinase, whose amino-acid sequence MSTKTVPYTAFKVKDISLADWGRKEIELAEAEMPGLMSLREEYGAEQPLKGARIAGCLHMTIQTAVLIETLVALGAEVTWSSCNIFSTQDHAAAAIAAAGIPVYAWKGMTDEEFDWCIEQTLFFGEDRKPLNMILDDGGDLTNMVLDKYPELAAAVKGISEETTTGVHRLYERMKKGTLPMPAININDSVTKSKFDNKYGCRESAVDAIRRATDIMLAGKRVVVCGYGDVGKGTAASFKGAGSIVTVTEIDPICALQAAMDGFEVKKLETVVGNADIVITTTGNKDIVRGEHFEAMKDKTIVCNIGHFDNEIAVAWLKENHGITHVEIKPQVDKYTIDGKDIILLAEGRLVNLGCATGHPSFVMSNSFTNQTLAQIELWKNGENYENKVYMLPKHLDEKVAKLHLEKIGVELTELSEEQAEYIGVTVEGPFKPEYYRY is encoded by the coding sequence ATGTCAACGAAAACTGTGCCTTATACGGCGTTTAAAGTAAAAGATATTTCCCTGGCAGATTGGGGAAGAAAAGAAATTGAGCTTGCTGAAGCAGAAATGCCTGGACTTATGTCGCTTCGTGAAGAATATGGCGCGGAGCAACCATTAAAAGGTGCGCGCATTGCGGGATGTTTGCACATGACCATTCAAACCGCGGTGCTTATTGAAACTTTAGTGGCCTTAGGAGCTGAAGTTACTTGGAGCTCTTGTAATATTTTCTCCACCCAAGATCACGCTGCCGCTGCAATTGCTGCCGCTGGAATCCCAGTTTATGCTTGGAAAGGAATGACCGATGAGGAATTTGATTGGTGTATTGAACAAACGCTGTTCTTTGGCGAAGACCGCAAACCGTTAAACATGATACTAGACGACGGTGGCGATCTTACCAATATGGTTTTGGATAAATATCCAGAGCTTGCCGCTGCTGTAAAAGGTATTTCGGAAGAAACCACAACGGGCGTTCACCGTCTTTACGAACGAATGAAAAAAGGTACTTTGCCCATGCCTGCCATTAATATTAACGATAGCGTTACTAAAAGTAAATTCGACAATAAATACGGTTGCCGCGAAAGTGCTGTCGATGCAATCCGCCGTGCTACCGACATAATGTTGGCGGGTAAACGCGTTGTTGTTTGTGGCTATGGCGATGTTGGTAAAGGTACTGCTGCTTCCTTCAAAGGCGCCGGAAGTATTGTTACCGTTACGGAAATTGATCCAATTTGTGCTTTACAAGCCGCAATGGATGGGTTTGAAGTGAAGAAATTAGAAACCGTTGTTGGTAATGCAGATATTGTAATTACTACTACCGGAAACAAAGATATTGTTCGCGGAGAACATTTTGAAGCGATGAAAGATAAAACCATTGTTTGTAATATTGGGCATTTTGATAACGAGATCGCGGTTGCTTGGTTAAAGGAAAATCACGGAATTACGCACGTTGAAATTAAGCCACAAGTTGATAAATACACTATTGATGGTAAAGACATTATCCTATTGGCCGAAGGTCGTTTGGTAAATTTAGGTTGCGCTACGGGACATCCAAGTTTTGTGATGAGCAACAGTTTTACCAACCAAACTTTGGCACAAATAGAGCTTTGGAAAAATGGTGAAAATTATGAAAATAAAGTATATATGCTTCCAAAACATTTGGATGAAAAAGTAGCCAAACTTCACCTTGAAAAAATTGGGGTTGAGCTTACTGAGCTTTCCGAAGAACAAGCCGAGTATATAGGCGTTACTGTTGAAGGACCATTTAAGCCTGAGTATTACAGATATTAA
- a CDS encoding very short patch repair endonuclease, with protein sequence MIYEEEKIKVPRFNEESGFYTTKKRSKIMGKIRGKNTKPELLFRKSLWNQGIRYRINSKKLPGKPDVSIIKYKLAIFIDGEFWHGYNWPERKKTLKSNSGFWIPKIERNMQRDREVNQQLSEMGFTVFRFWTNEIKYNLDKCINDILVFINTGQND encoded by the coding sequence ATGATTTATGAAGAGGAAAAAATAAAAGTCCCAAGATTCAATGAAGAATCCGGCTTCTACACTACGAAAAAGCGCTCTAAAATAATGGGCAAGATTCGCGGGAAGAATACGAAACCTGAATTGCTTTTCAGAAAATCGCTTTGGAACCAAGGAATTCGGTATCGGATAAACAGCAAAAAACTTCCCGGAAAACCAGACGTTTCCATTATTAAATATAAACTCGCTATTTTTATTGACGGTGAATTTTGGCACGGATACAATTGGCCGGAACGAAAAAAAACCTTAAAAAGCAATAGCGGCTTTTGGATTCCAAAAATCGAGCGGAACATGCAGCGCGATCGCGAAGTAAATCAACAATTAAGCGAAATGGGTTTCACCGTTTTTAGATTTTGGACCAACGAAATAAAATATAATTTAGACAAATGCATCAACGATATTTTGGTGTTTATAAATACCGGACAAAATGATTAA